From Spartinivicinus ruber, the proteins below share one genomic window:
- the serA gene encoding phosphoglycerate dehydrogenase produces the protein MAKTSLDKSKIKFLLLEGVHQSAIDTLNAHGYTNIEYLTTSLPAEELKARIADAHFIGIRSRTQLTADIFDAAKKLIAVGCFCIGTNQVDLIAAQERGITVFNAPFSNTRSVAELVIAEAILLMRGIPEKNALAHKGTWRKSAKNSYEIRGKKLGIIGYGSIGSQLSVMAESLGMEVYFYDVITKLPLGNATQINDLNKLLSMCDVVSLHVPETSSTQMMIDTEQLTAMKPGAILINASRGTVVNIEALATAIESDKLLGAAIDVFPVEPRSNDDEFVSPLRGLHNVILSPHVGGSTMEAQENIGQEVAEKLVKYSDNGTTISSVNFPEVALPAHPKQHRLLHVHRNQPGVLSEINKIFSDNNINIAGQYLQTTEKVGYVVIDVDAEKSQIALEKLQQVNGTIRVRVLF, from the coding sequence ATGGCCAAGACGTCTTTGGACAAAAGTAAGATCAAGTTTTTACTTCTTGAAGGGGTGCATCAGTCTGCTATCGACACCCTAAATGCTCATGGCTACACCAACATTGAATACTTAACCACCTCGTTACCAGCTGAAGAGTTGAAAGCACGCATTGCTGACGCTCATTTTATTGGTATCCGATCTCGCACTCAGTTAACGGCTGATATCTTTGATGCTGCGAAAAAACTGATTGCTGTTGGCTGCTTTTGTATTGGCACCAATCAGGTTGATTTAATTGCAGCCCAAGAGCGTGGCATAACCGTCTTCAATGCTCCATTTTCTAATACGCGCTCTGTTGCCGAATTAGTCATTGCCGAAGCCATTTTATTAATGCGTGGAATACCAGAGAAAAACGCTTTGGCACATAAAGGTACTTGGCGTAAGTCCGCGAAAAACTCCTATGAAATTAGGGGGAAAAAGCTAGGTATCATAGGCTATGGCAGCATTGGCAGTCAGCTTAGTGTAATGGCGGAATCTCTGGGTATGGAAGTGTACTTCTATGATGTCATCACCAAACTACCTTTAGGCAATGCCACCCAAATCAATGACTTAAACAAGCTGCTGAGTATGTGCGATGTCGTTAGTTTGCATGTGCCTGAAACCTCAAGCACTCAAATGATGATTGATACTGAGCAACTGACAGCAATGAAACCCGGTGCTATTTTAATCAATGCATCTCGCGGTACTGTGGTAAACATTGAAGCTTTAGCCACTGCAATCGAGTCAGACAAACTACTTGGGGCAGCTATTGACGTATTTCCTGTTGAGCCACGCTCTAATGATGATGAGTTTGTTTCACCACTAAGAGGTTTACACAACGTAATTCTTTCACCTCATGTGGGCGGCAGCACCATGGAAGCGCAAGAGAACATCGGCCAGGAAGTCGCAGAAAAACTGGTTAAATACAGCGATAATGGTACCACCATTTCCTCTGTTAACTTTCCAGAGGTCGCACTACCTGCTCACCCGAAACAACATCGGTTGTTACACGTTCATAGAAACCAACCTGGCGTGTTATCAGAAATTAACAAAATATTTTCTGATAATAATATAAACATTGCCGGCCAGTACTTACAAACTACTGAAAAAGTAGGTTATGTGGTCATTGATGTTGATGCCGAAAAAAGCCAAATTGCTCTAGAAAAACTTCAGCAGGTTAACGGCACCATCAGGGTTAGAGTTTTATTTTAA
- a CDS encoding nuclear transport factor 2 family protein: MNKIILTFLYVIGVFTMTANAESSLQQQPLFNCKANLKTCLEEMYTTVFSNPQQIDNFFAEDYTQYADGEVLNLTEFKKHVQIVKNKVKNIHFEVTEAAKSEDTFSDRHLVTLELHDGAKAVIELIQISKLKNGKICELRELSRVIYGNKALKALASQKHND, encoded by the coding sequence ATGAACAAAATTATCTTAACTTTTCTTTATGTAATAGGAGTATTTACTATGACAGCCAATGCAGAAAGTTCTCTTCAGCAACAACCATTATTTAATTGCAAAGCAAACTTAAAAACCTGCTTAGAAGAAATGTATACAACTGTTTTTAGCAACCCTCAGCAAATCGATAATTTTTTTGCTGAAGATTATACTCAATATGCTGATGGAGAAGTGCTTAACTTAACTGAATTTAAAAAGCATGTTCAAATAGTTAAAAATAAAGTTAAAAATATTCACTTTGAAGTTACAGAAGCAGCCAAGTCAGAAGACACTTTTTCAGACCGGCATTTGGTAACACTTGAATTACATGATGGAGCAAAAGCTGTAATAGAGCTAATCCAAATATCTAAGCTTAAGAATGGTAAAATTTGTGAATTGCGTGAGTTATCAAGAGTTATTTATGGCAATAAAGCACTAAAAGCCCTTGCTTCTCAAAAACACAACGATTAA
- a CDS encoding ABC transporter substrate-binding protein, with the protein MLLAVFRIILVFFLVNCLAEADQKQTPIKIAINDWASQTVLSYSIGSLLQKQGYTVKYQNITLKQQWGGLRLGHVHLQLEVWQYSMIEDFNRMLSNKAILDAGTHAAKTREDWWYPVYIKQFCPGLPGWKALNDCSQLFSTPESGSKGVYYTGPWISDEGIRIRVFKLNYRLISLDAVTLNKLLIRATSNKQPILLLNWTPNWTDNRVSGEFVEFPDFAPECITDPTWGVNKTETKDCGAPKHGWLKKAANPEFPVNWPCAYQFIQNINFTSDMVAEAAALYEYDKFTYKESAKKWLEKYKTSWQQWIPECMSAVSSE; encoded by the coding sequence ATGTTATTAGCAGTTTTCCGTATTATTTTAGTCTTTTTTTTAGTCAATTGCTTGGCTGAAGCTGATCAAAAACAAACGCCCATTAAAATTGCTATAAACGATTGGGCCAGCCAAACTGTATTATCTTACTCAATTGGCTCTTTATTACAAAAGCAAGGATATACCGTTAAATACCAAAATATTACCCTAAAACAACAATGGGGGGGATTAAGGCTTGGTCATGTCCACCTACAACTTGAGGTATGGCAGTACTCAATGATTGAGGACTTCAATAGAATGCTATCCAATAAAGCAATATTAGATGCTGGTACACATGCTGCTAAAACCAGAGAAGACTGGTGGTATCCAGTCTATATCAAACAATTTTGCCCAGGCTTACCAGGTTGGAAGGCACTTAATGATTGCAGCCAGCTATTCAGCACACCTGAATCAGGCAGTAAAGGTGTCTATTATACTGGCCCATGGATCAGTGACGAAGGCATTAGAATTCGTGTATTTAAACTAAATTATCGTCTTATCAGTCTTGATGCTGTTACTCTCAATAAACTGTTAATTAGGGCAACTAGCAATAAACAACCTATTCTATTACTCAACTGGACACCAAACTGGACTGACAACCGGGTTAGTGGAGAATTTGTAGAATTTCCTGACTTTGCCCCTGAATGTATAACTGATCCAACATGGGGAGTAAATAAAACAGAAACCAAAGATTGCGGCGCTCCCAAACATGGTTGGTTAAAAAAAGCGGCAAATCCTGAGTTTCCTGTAAACTGGCCATGTGCTTATCAGTTTATTCAGAATATCAATTTTACCAGTGATATGGTGGCTGAAGCAGCTGCTTTATATGAGTATGACAAATTTACCTATAAAGAATCGGCTAAGAAATGGTTAGAAAAATATAAAACTTCCTGGCAACAATGGATTCCTGAATGCATGTCTGCAGTAAGCAGTGAATGA
- a CDS encoding FAD-binding oxidoreductase → MTPEQIIEQLQTLVDADKVKTDPESLAVYGTDWTKVYEPKPLAIVFPKSIEQVKAIVRFANEYQLGLVPSGGRTGLSAGAVAANGEVVVAFDYMNKITAFNPVDRTVVCGPGVITEQLQQYAEEQGLFYPVDFASSGSSQIAGNIATNAGGIKVIRYGMTRNWVSGLKVVTGTGELLDLNKGLVKNNTGYDFRHLFIGSEGTLGFIVEATMQLTRPPKDLTVLVLGVPEFSAIMNVLQAFQEKIDLTAFEFFSEKALAKVVEHSDVQRPFESQTDYYALIEFESINEQVADQAMEVFEYCMEQGWVEDGVMSQSLAQLESLWRCREDISETIAQWTPYKNDIAVSVSHVPAFLTEVEAVVNRHYPDFEIIWFGHIGDGNVHLNILKPDNLVKEVFFEKCSEVSNWVFEIVQKYQGSVSAEHGVGMTKRDYLTYSRSEEEIKLMKGIKNVFDPNGVMNPGKVII, encoded by the coding sequence ATGACCCCTGAGCAAATCATTGAGCAGTTACAAACATTGGTTGATGCTGACAAGGTAAAAACGGATCCAGAATCCCTTGCGGTTTATGGCACAGACTGGACCAAAGTATATGAACCAAAACCGTTGGCCATCGTTTTCCCAAAGTCTATTGAGCAGGTTAAAGCAATTGTTAGATTTGCTAATGAATACCAGCTTGGATTGGTCCCATCTGGGGGAAGAACAGGCTTAAGTGCTGGAGCTGTTGCTGCCAATGGTGAAGTAGTGGTGGCTTTTGATTATATGAACAAAATTACAGCTTTCAACCCAGTTGATCGTACTGTTGTGTGTGGGCCTGGAGTGATTACTGAACAGTTGCAGCAGTATGCTGAAGAACAGGGGCTGTTTTATCCAGTTGATTTTGCTTCCAGTGGCTCAAGCCAAATTGCAGGCAACATTGCAACCAATGCGGGTGGTATTAAGGTGATTCGTTATGGAATGACGCGTAACTGGGTCTCTGGCTTAAAAGTAGTTACTGGTACAGGTGAGTTGTTAGATTTAAATAAAGGTCTGGTTAAAAATAATACGGGTTATGACTTCCGTCATTTGTTTATAGGCAGCGAGGGTACCTTAGGTTTTATCGTGGAAGCCACCATGCAGCTTACCCGCCCACCTAAAGACTTAACAGTATTAGTCCTTGGGGTACCTGAATTTAGTGCGATTATGAATGTGCTACAGGCTTTTCAGGAAAAGATTGATTTAACCGCGTTTGAGTTCTTTTCAGAAAAAGCACTGGCCAAAGTGGTTGAACACAGTGATGTACAACGTCCGTTTGAAAGTCAGACTGATTATTATGCATTAATAGAGTTTGAAAGCATTAACGAGCAAGTTGCTGATCAAGCAATGGAGGTGTTTGAATATTGCATGGAGCAGGGCTGGGTTGAAGATGGAGTAATGAGTCAAAGTCTGGCTCAGTTAGAATCTTTATGGCGTTGCCGAGAAGATATTTCCGAAACCATAGCCCAGTGGACGCCTTATAAAAATGATATTGCCGTAAGTGTTTCTCATGTACCAGCTTTTTTAACTGAGGTTGAAGCCGTTGTTAATAGGCATTATCCCGACTTTGAAATTATTTGGTTTGGCCACATTGGCGATGGCAATGTCCACTTAAATATTTTAAAACCGGATAATCTCGTCAAAGAAGTTTTCTTTGAAAAATGCTCAGAAGTCAGTAATTGGGTGTTTGAGATTGTGCAAAAATATCAGGGCTCAGTTTCTGCAGAACACGGAGTAGGAATGACCAAACGGGATTATTTAACTTATTCCCGTAGCGAGGAAGAAATAAAATTAATGAAGGGTATTAAAAATGTATTCGACCCTAATGGAGTTATGAATCCAGGTAAGGTGATTATATAG
- a CDS encoding substrate-binding domain-containing protein — MKNILVKIFYFYVVGIFSIYSYAKDTISITGCGISKKAYMEKIASIYEKKSGIKIRLSGGGATKGLRLTSQGMTDIGASCRHRIATSGGIVEEENNLKLIQVGWDALVVMVNKKQKVDNLTIQNLKDVFDGKVTNWGEFGGDSIEILPLTRKGKLSGVGYMSRLLIFDDPGYEFKNKGNKYKSTGPLEKATIEYEGAIAINGISSAKKIDVKFIGIDGFIPTKENIMKGKYPFFRPLYIAVQKNDDNQEVKKLVQFILSGEGQQIISDEGTINLKEGLVLVDKWLQKVEKMGKAWQEDEGVIVTSSVQTEI; from the coding sequence ATGAAAAATATACTGGTTAAAATATTTTATTTTTATGTGGTAGGGATTTTCAGTATTTATTCTTACGCTAAAGATACTATATCTATCACAGGATGTGGTATTAGTAAGAAAGCTTATATGGAAAAAATTGCTTCCATATATGAGAAGAAATCAGGTATAAAAATAAGGTTATCAGGAGGTGGTGCGACTAAAGGCTTGCGATTAACTTCTCAAGGAATGACAGATATAGGTGCTTCTTGTCGCCACAGAATTGCTACATCTGGAGGGATAGTCGAAGAAGAAAACAACCTCAAACTAATTCAAGTTGGTTGGGATGCTCTAGTAGTAATGGTAAATAAAAAACAAAAAGTAGATAACTTAACGATACAAAATTTAAAAGACGTTTTTGATGGAAAGGTTACCAACTGGGGTGAGTTTGGAGGAGATAGTATAGAAATACTGCCACTAACACGCAAAGGTAAATTATCAGGCGTTGGCTATATGTCGCGACTATTAATTTTTGATGACCCAGGCTATGAGTTTAAAAATAAAGGAAATAAATATAAATCGACAGGCCCGCTGGAAAAAGCAACAATAGAGTATGAAGGCGCAATCGCAATAAATGGAATCAGCTCAGCAAAAAAAATTGATGTAAAATTTATAGGAATTGATGGGTTTATCCCAACAAAAGAAAATATTATGAAAGGGAAATATCCTTTCTTTAGACCTTTGTATATAGCTGTTCAAAAAAATGATGATAACCAAGAAGTCAAGAAACTGGTTCAGTTTATATTAAGTGGTGAAGGGCAGCAGATTATTTCTGATGAGGGTACGATTAACTTGAAAGAAGGGCTTGTATTAGTTGACAAATGGTTGCAAAAAGTTGAAAAAATGGGCAAAGCCTGGCAGGAAGATGAAGGTGTGATTGTGACTTCAAGCGTTCAAACAGAAATTTAA
- a CDS encoding helix-turn-helix domain-containing protein, translated as MPIECRIQQLLAEKKIKSKDLAEKIGITPQNLSVLANGRAKGIRFATLEALCKALECTPGDILHYEKSDSTSEK; from the coding sequence GTGCCTATTGAATGTCGTATTCAACAATTGTTAGCTGAGAAAAAAATAAAGTCTAAAGACTTAGCTGAAAAAATAGGTATAACACCTCAAAACTTATCTGTATTAGCAAATGGGAGAGCAAAAGGTATTAGGTTTGCTACTTTAGAAGCGCTATGTAAAGCATTAGAGTGTACGCCAGGAGATATATTGCATTATGAGAAGTCTGATAGTACTTCTGAAAAATAA
- a CDS encoding DUF2975 domain-containing protein, whose protein sequence is MNSLKKIKLTSGIAIVSLLVFLTYNIYLFVTGEGFILDKDTSGNVEIFTRVMTFIGLELFYQVIMIVLLVCIFLQFYREKIFNLTNLRYSFAIGWLCLLYPVYSYGVDFLLDAVFQPLNISSTFTVNINLMPMATEFYLIAGVVILPIAYILKHGSALKSELEEYI, encoded by the coding sequence GTGAACTCACTTAAAAAGATAAAGCTAACCAGTGGGATAGCGATAGTCAGCTTGTTGGTGTTTCTTACTTACAATATTTACTTGTTTGTTACCGGTGAAGGGTTTATTTTGGACAAGGATACAAGTGGTAATGTAGAGATTTTTACGAGAGTTATGACCTTTATAGGGTTAGAACTGTTTTATCAAGTGATAATGATAGTGTTATTAGTATGTATATTTTTGCAATTTTATAGAGAAAAAATATTCAACCTAACTAACCTTCGCTATAGCTTTGCTATAGGCTGGCTTTGTTTGCTTTATCCTGTTTATTCATATGGTGTTGATTTCTTGCTAGATGCAGTTTTTCAGCCTCTGAATATAAGTAGTACTTTTACTGTAAATATAAATCTTATGCCAATGGCAACAGAATTTTACTTAATTGCAGGTGTTGTCATATTGCCCATAGCCTATATATTAAAGCATGGTAGTGCACTTAAATCCGAGTTGGAAGAGTACATTTAG
- a CDS encoding AraC family transcriptional regulator, with the protein MKEELDFSIQPIMLDKACHTVSHSHAEGQIFAIFSGVMTVKTQVGVWSMPPGRLGWVPPYCYHSAETHIPVNGFIIHLDQSKSFQLPEQPTVMAISTFMKAIIDRLVAAMKENIIGRLECRVLEVLIDEMKRTQHEPLLLPMPIDDRLTKMALAIINEPNNHLSLDEWAEKVNMSRRTFTRRFKTETGLSFGQWRLQARLHHALQMFSKGSSVTHVAFELGYNSVSAFTHSFKKVLGVTPSGYFNELYPS; encoded by the coding sequence ATGAAAGAGGAATTAGACTTTTCTATCCAACCCATTATGCTTGACAAAGCTTGTCACACAGTTAGTCATTCGCATGCTGAAGGTCAAATATTTGCTATTTTCAGTGGGGTGATGACAGTGAAAACTCAGGTAGGGGTTTGGTCAATGCCTCCAGGTCGATTAGGTTGGGTGCCTCCATACTGCTATCATAGTGCAGAAACTCATATTCCTGTTAATGGGTTTATCATTCACCTCGACCAGTCGAAATCATTTCAGTTACCAGAACAGCCTACGGTTATGGCTATTTCAACTTTCATGAAAGCGATCATAGACCGTTTGGTTGCTGCTATGAAAGAAAACATCATTGGCAGGCTAGAATGCAGAGTATTAGAAGTACTAATTGATGAAATGAAAAGAACCCAGCATGAGCCACTGCTCTTACCTATGCCTATAGATGACCGTTTAACTAAAATGGCTTTAGCCATAATCAATGAACCAAATAATCACTTATCACTTGATGAATGGGCTGAAAAAGTGAACATGTCTAGAAGAACATTCACGCGTCGTTTTAAAACTGAGACTGGGCTTTCATTTGGTCAATGGCGTTTGCAAGCTAGACTTCATCATGCATTACAGATGTTTTCGAAAGGCTCATCTGTTACGCATGTAGCATTTGAGTTGGGCTATAACAGTGTTAGCGCTTTTACCCATAGCTTTAAAAAAGTACTAGGGGTTACACCCTCTGGTTATTTCAATGAATTATACCCATCATGA
- a CDS encoding hydrolase, which translates to MLSSSSFKPAWWLPGPHLQTVWSPLLRRPSALVRQRERVTTVDGDFIDLDWHSPQKSHNLALILHGLTGNSNSHYVLGLQQALHKIGWDSVAMNFRGCSGEPNLLPRGYHSGDSNDLAFIIKHLDQNTRYLKLAVIGFSLGGNVLLKWLGEIQHNYPIIAAVAVSVPFQLDECAKRMNQGLAKVYRNYFLRDLIQYIEIKKSSFMAQGAIDQYKTLTTLGNIKRYKTFWDFDHNVTAPLHGFNSAADYYHRSSSKHYLAAIHCPTLIIHSLDDPLISASCLPKEQDLSEFTELELTTTGGHVGFVSGEHPMRPNYYLERRIPQFLQEF; encoded by the coding sequence ATGTTATCAAGTAGTAGCTTTAAACCGGCCTGGTGGTTACCAGGCCCCCATTTACAAACCGTCTGGTCGCCTTTACTGCGCCGCCCTTCAGCATTAGTCAGACAAAGAGAAAGGGTTACCACTGTTGATGGTGACTTTATTGATCTAGACTGGCATAGCCCGCAAAAAAGCCACAACCTCGCCCTGATCCTTCACGGCTTAACTGGCAATTCCAACTCCCACTATGTATTAGGGTTACAACAAGCGCTTCATAAAATTGGCTGGGACAGTGTGGCAATGAACTTTCGTGGCTGTAGTGGCGAACCCAATTTATTACCACGAGGTTACCATTCAGGTGATAGCAATGATCTAGCATTCATCATCAAGCACCTTGACCAAAATACGCGTTACTTGAAATTAGCTGTCATTGGCTTCTCACTGGGGGGTAATGTACTACTGAAATGGTTAGGCGAAATACAGCATAATTACCCTATCATTGCTGCAGTGGCAGTTTCTGTGCCTTTCCAGTTGGACGAATGCGCAAAACGAATGAATCAAGGATTAGCTAAAGTTTATCGCAATTATTTCTTACGCGACTTAATCCAATATATTGAAATTAAAAAAAGTTCTTTTATGGCCCAAGGCGCTATAGATCAATATAAAACTTTAACCACATTGGGTAACATCAAGCGTTATAAAACATTTTGGGATTTTGACCATAATGTCACTGCCCCGCTGCATGGGTTTAATAGTGCAGCTGATTATTATCATCGTTCCAGTAGCAAGCATTATTTAGCCGCCATTCACTGCCCAACATTGATTATTCACTCGTTAGATGATCCATTGATCAGTGCATCCTGCTTACCTAAAGAACAAGATTTAAGTGAGTTTACTGAATTAGAGTTAACAACAACTGGTGGACATGTAGGTTTTGTTAGTGGTGAGCACCCCATGCGCCCAAACTATTACCTTGAGCGACGGATACCTCAATTTCTTCAAGAGTTTTAG
- the rsmD gene encoding 16S rRNA (guanine(966)-N(2))-methyltransferase RsmD, protein MKSSRSKPRHNRNKKTTSYLRIIGGQWRSRKLAIPDLPGLRPTTDRVRETLFNWLMPIIPGASCLDAFSGTGALGLEALSRGAKFVQFIEASPVAERQLSQHLSQLQVPGDDASITNTDAVQWLNQPSTQQFDIVFLDPPFHQDLLNQTFQLLETLNWLAPDAYIYVEAEQDLTTLQVPASWQLHRQKQAGQVCFYLFKRQLTES, encoded by the coding sequence ATGAAATCATCCCGCTCTAAGCCTCGTCATAATCGCAATAAAAAGACCACCAGTTACTTGCGTATCATTGGTGGCCAATGGCGTAGCCGTAAATTGGCTATTCCTGATCTGCCAGGTCTACGTCCCACTACTGATCGCGTGCGTGAAACCCTATTTAACTGGCTGATGCCAATTATTCCTGGTGCTAGCTGTTTAGATGCATTTAGTGGCACGGGCGCTTTAGGATTAGAAGCGTTATCGCGCGGTGCAAAATTTGTTCAGTTTATCGAAGCATCACCAGTTGCTGAGCGACAGTTAAGTCAGCATTTATCACAATTGCAGGTCCCTGGAGATGATGCGAGTATAACCAATACTGATGCAGTGCAGTGGCTTAACCAACCAAGCACCCAGCAGTTTGACATAGTATTTCTTGACCCTCCTTTTCACCAAGACTTACTAAATCAAACCTTTCAGCTACTTGAAACCTTAAATTGGCTTGCTCCCGATGCTTATATCTATGTGGAAGCTGAGCAGGACTTAACTACACTTCAAGTGCCGGCCAGTTGGCAGCTGCACCGTCAGAAACAGGCAGGACAAGTTTGCTTTTACTTGTTTAAAAGACAATTAACAGAGAGTTGA
- a CDS encoding YqaE/Pmp3 family membrane protein, which translates to MRLLLALLLPWLQFFTIGRPFAGIICLILQLTLIGWIPAAIWSVYALSQYKTDQKIEEALKDRE; encoded by the coding sequence ATGAGATTATTACTTGCGTTACTATTGCCATGGTTGCAATTTTTTACAATTGGTAGGCCTTTTGCTGGCATTATTTGTCTTATCCTGCAACTTACATTAATTGGCTGGATTCCTGCGGCTATTTGGTCAGTGTATGCATTAAGCCAGTATAAAACAGATCAAAAAATAGAAGAAGCATTAAAAGATAGAGAGTAA
- a CDS encoding alpha/beta hydrolase, with translation MDSNADLHWWSYNPNNKQNSILFVHGGPGNHSQYFKAWLQDNPEYVAEFGWLSYDQRGCGLSKGIYELSHDHNVNDLPIMIKQIEASGHNISAVMGHSYGATLVYESFIKNKYLDKKVILLGRSPDLLTPANRNLMIDLLLLKLFQEDSYKNLEVDLQGLFDLPSNELWKKKQEIRSVLKHSNKRSLFYWANLSTKEKYEKIKETVNIAEDQSVFRDVAGTMNDPNNPRPHFDITMLAQPVLHILGYYDFLMGGDYFKPTQSSSYIAKAFMFSGHYPHFEEPEKFIVNIKKFIES, from the coding sequence GTGGATAGCAACGCTGATTTACATTGGTGGTCCTATAACCCAAATAACAAACAAAATAGTATACTATTTGTGCATGGTGGGCCAGGGAATCACTCTCAGTACTTTAAAGCCTGGTTACAAGATAACCCTGAGTATGTAGCAGAATTTGGTTGGCTATCTTATGATCAGCGGGGTTGTGGATTATCTAAAGGAATATATGAGTTATCTCATGATCACAATGTCAATGACTTGCCAATAATGATTAAGCAAATTGAAGCAAGTGGCCATAATATTAGTGCAGTAATGGGGCATAGTTATGGTGCGACATTGGTTTATGAGAGCTTTATTAAAAATAAATACTTAGATAAAAAAGTTATTCTGCTGGGGCGATCACCTGATTTACTAACTCCAGCAAATAGAAATTTGATGATAGACTTGTTACTGCTGAAGCTTTTTCAGGAAGATTCTTATAAAAATCTTGAAGTCGATTTACAAGGGTTGTTTGATTTGCCTAGTAACGAATTATGGAAGAAAAAACAAGAGATAAGGTCAGTATTGAAACACAGTAATAAGAGGTCATTATTTTATTGGGCAAACTTATCAACAAAAGAAAAATATGAAAAGATAAAAGAAACAGTTAACATTGCAGAAGATCAAAGTGTATTTCGTGATGTAGCTGGGACAATGAATGATCCCAATAATCCACGTCCTCACTTTGATATAACAATGTTGGCTCAGCCTGTTCTGCATATTTTAGGTTATTATGATTTTTTAATGGGAGGTGATTATTTTAAGCCAACCCAATCTTCCAGTTATATAGCAAAAGCATTTATGTTTTCAGGGCATTACCCACACTTTGAGGAGCCGGAAAAATTTATTGTAAATATTAAAAAATTTATTGAAAGCTAA
- a CDS encoding YdgA family protein, whose translation MKKVVGLGIVAVAVAGAPYLTGTLAEKQFKAEMEHLQSSSTLQSVPFDLKIDVDYQRSWLTSTAVNTVTVKLADQEPFTFKINNHISHGPILFKGPNKVGLAAIETKVPLTDEQQANIAKIWKDNKNPIQIQSHIGFTGNSTIKASIAGFNLDNIEGKASDSVMFQPAEMTISFSDNMSNLVADFSWNGMQINSSELNMFIGKVTGKSNKQLLLEDLWLGDDEIKLSAVTINSNKTPSNPLLNTPNNITLEDFIVTAHSEADNNQMIKADTTFSAKKVVAENKPIANDIKLKIALENLPAQAVQSITKKLTQLQKQAMQSGAGKQTPMPDFAAIQEDLNQILAAGPVIKIPTLQANTEQGKIEADLEATIKAENAAMLQNPLLLMGAIQASANVSVPAKLIENTPLAAQVPIFVSQGYIINDNDQLKSAIQFQQGQLTINGKPMQ comes from the coding sequence ATGAAAAAAGTTGTAGGCTTAGGCATTGTAGCCGTTGCGGTTGCAGGTGCACCTTACCTCACAGGAACCTTGGCAGAGAAGCAATTCAAAGCAGAAATGGAGCATTTACAAAGTTCTTCTACTCTGCAATCTGTTCCATTTGACTTAAAAATTGATGTGGATTACCAGCGCAGCTGGCTGACTTCAACTGCCGTCAACACCGTAACAGTTAAACTTGCTGATCAAGAACCATTCACTTTTAAAATAAACAACCACATCAGCCATGGTCCAATTTTATTTAAAGGGCCCAATAAAGTTGGTTTAGCTGCCATTGAAACCAAAGTTCCTCTGACTGATGAGCAACAAGCAAACATTGCCAAAATTTGGAAAGACAACAAAAACCCCATTCAAATTCAAAGTCATATTGGCTTTACTGGCAACTCCACTATCAAAGCTTCTATAGCTGGCTTCAATTTAGACAATATTGAAGGAAAAGCCTCTGACTCCGTCATGTTTCAACCAGCAGAAATGACTATCTCTTTCTCTGATAATATGTCTAATCTTGTTGCAGACTTTAGCTGGAATGGCATGCAAATCAACTCTTCTGAACTGAACATGTTTATAGGCAAAGTCACTGGCAAGTCTAACAAACAGTTATTGTTAGAAGACTTATGGTTGGGTGATGATGAAATAAAGCTCAGCGCTGTAACCATCAATTCCAATAAAACACCTAGCAACCCATTATTAAACACACCAAACAATATCACTCTGGAAGATTTTATCGTAACAGCTCACTCTGAAGCAGATAACAATCAGATGATAAAAGCTGATACAACATTTTCTGCAAAAAAAGTCGTTGCTGAAAATAAGCCGATTGCGAATGATATTAAGCTAAAAATCGCTTTAGAAAACTTGCCAGCTCAAGCTGTACAATCCATCACTAAGAAGCTTACCCAGCTTCAAAAGCAAGCAATGCAAAGTGGTGCTGGCAAGCAAACACCAATGCCTGACTTTGCTGCAATTCAAGAGGATTTAAATCAAATTCTGGCAGCAGGGCCTGTCATAAAAATTCCTACCTTACAGGCAAATACCGAACAAGGTAAAATAGAAGCTGACTTAGAGGCAACTATCAAAGCTGAAAATGCTGCTATGTTACAAAACCCCTTATTACTAATGGGAGCAATACAAGCTTCAGCTAATGTCAGTGTACCTGCCAAGTTAATAGAAAATACTCCATTGGCAGCACAAGTTCCCATCTTCGTTAGCCAAGGGTATATAATTAATGACAATGATCAATTGAAGTCAGCCATTCAGTTCCAACAAGGACAATTAACAATTAATGGCAAACCCATGCAGTAA